From a region of the Paenibacillus segetis genome:
- a CDS encoding YtpI family protein: MIQGIQYVLYVGLIISSVCSLVFSFRSRRSSDGTLRGLYNAKMNISMGAMLIILALIQMFLFTGSSLRVVIGALFMVLGAFNIFAGIRNHSNFSRRKAG; encoded by the coding sequence ATGATCCAGGGCATTCAATACGTATTATACGTCGGGCTGATCATTTCTAGCGTCTGTTCACTAGTTTTTAGCTTTCGATCCCGGAGATCGAGCGATGGCACACTACGTGGACTCTACAATGCTAAAATGAACATTAGCATGGGAGCCATGCTCATTATTCTAGCGTTGATTCAAATGTTTTTGTTCACGGGTTCATCGCTTCGCGTCGTAATCGGTGCTCTGTTTATGGTACTTGGTGCATTTAACATTTTTGCCGGTATTCGTAATCATAGCAACTTCTCAAGACGCAAAGCGGGATAG
- a CDS encoding YtrH family sporulation protein, which yields MSTFLTKAVMDFFIAFGIVLGGALVGGIGAVVSLQPPTQSMLDVADRIKIWALAAAVGGTIDPMRVIESNFFDGNLSPAIKQILYLLFAFLGAHMGSELVRWMCGGSRG from the coding sequence ATGAGTACGTTTCTAACCAAAGCAGTTATGGACTTTTTCATCGCCTTCGGTATCGTGCTTGGAGGAGCCTTGGTTGGCGGCATCGGAGCAGTTGTATCCCTGCAACCACCTACTCAGAGCATGCTGGATGTTGCTGATCGCATCAAAATATGGGCTCTGGCAGCTGCAGTTGGAGGAACGATAGACCCCATGCGGGTCATTGAGAGTAATTTCTTTGATGGTAATTTATCTCCGGCAATCAAACAGATTTTATATCTGCTGTTCGCCTTTTTAGGTGCTCATATGGGCTCGGAGCTGGTGAGATGGATGTGCGGAGGAAGTCGGGGATGA
- a CDS encoding DNA polymerase III subunit alpha, which translates to MDSFVHLHVHSEYSLLDGAARLEDLVQKAAGLGMKALALTDHGVMYGAVPFYKLCIANGIKPIIGCEMYFTSGSRKERGSRKDQPIHHLILLAKDEVGYRNLMRLCSIGHLEGFHYKPRIDWDVLERHSEGLICLSACLGGEVPQHLLHGRYEEAKKAAGRYQKVFGDDFYLELQDHSIPEQKRVNPGLIDLARELGISLVATNDVHYLGREDAEVQDVLICIGTGKTVDDEERFKMTTNQLYLKTGAEIAALFPHVPEAITNSALIADKCNLELEFGRHILPAYSPIPAEMTAETYLASLCEKGLYNRYGHLDSWTDPEEQSRLKQRLHYELEVIRNMGFSDYFLIVWDFIAYAHRNGITTGPGRGSSAGSIVAYVLNITDVDPMKYALLFERFLNPERITMPDIDIDFNDERRDEVISYVADKYGAEHVAQIITFGTMAARAAVRDVGRALNVPFGEVDKVAKLIPGNLGMTIERALKESPDLKALYDGQTRITALLDMAMKVEGMPRHASTHAAGVVISRDPLTDAVPLQAGSEGAALTQYSMENLESIGLLKMDFLGLRTLSIIERCMAWISEEQGVTPDFQLTLDNDELTYDMLGRGETTGVFQLESAGCRRVLRDLKPSKFEDIISVVALYRPGPMEFIPKFIAGKHGEVTVEYPHPDLQPILKDTYGIIVYQEQIMQIASRMAGFSLGEADLLRRAVSKKKREVLDEQRSHFVAGSKLQGYTEDEANVVYDMIVKFANYGFPRAHAAAYGVLAFQTAYLKAHFPVHFMASMLTAVMGSHRKVAEYILECRRMGIKVMPPDVNESGVLFTPQVQLTEAPAAAIDAVQKSLVTDVDSTGITNGVIRFGLAAIKNVGTQAMDSILRERKERPFDSLLDFCRRVDLRTCNKRVIESLIQAGAFDSLPGHRAQLLAMLDETVDAAMKWRKERDDLQIQLFDFVETPNWEIQYPNIPVFSISQQLDLERELLGLYLSGHPLDDYDDLLEKEGIDRLMELTEAPDESRKIVAGMVVSIKTIMTKQGKAMAFMELEDQVERCEVVLFPEVWRRCSGLIIKGALLALRATVQQQDEGFKLLADDVALLDAQNLEALQRAAAARGSSRGRESAKPKKVGSSASTDNNAVTPVSAAPGGHSPSKTIDSDRGDAEDMVRNAERPAKEGHVRKSQPQAQRVFIKIATVKENAILLEQLKELLELHHGPVETVLFYESTGKLLALNERYSIKPSPDLFHQMEEMLGPDTVKVK; encoded by the coding sequence ATGGACAGCTTCGTTCATCTTCACGTGCATAGTGAGTACAGCCTGCTGGACGGTGCCGCCCGGCTTGAAGATCTCGTACAAAAAGCAGCTGGCTTAGGTATGAAGGCGCTAGCGTTGACTGATCACGGCGTCATGTACGGTGCAGTTCCTTTTTATAAATTATGTATAGCAAACGGCATTAAGCCGATTATTGGATGTGAAATGTATTTTACGTCTGGTTCTCGTAAGGAACGAGGCAGTCGTAAAGATCAGCCGATCCATCATTTGATTCTTCTTGCCAAAGACGAAGTCGGATACCGGAATCTCATGCGACTTTGCTCCATTGGACATTTAGAAGGTTTCCATTACAAACCTAGAATTGATTGGGATGTGCTAGAGCGACATAGTGAAGGATTAATTTGTCTGAGTGCCTGTCTTGGTGGAGAAGTGCCGCAGCATTTACTTCATGGTCGATATGAGGAAGCAAAGAAAGCGGCTGGACGCTACCAAAAGGTTTTCGGTGATGATTTCTATTTGGAGTTGCAAGATCATAGCATTCCGGAGCAAAAAAGAGTGAATCCCGGGCTCATCGATCTAGCTCGTGAGTTAGGTATTTCCCTAGTTGCCACAAATGACGTTCATTATCTTGGCAGAGAAGACGCAGAGGTACAGGATGTGCTGATTTGTATCGGGACGGGGAAAACGGTAGACGATGAGGAACGTTTCAAAATGACAACGAATCAGTTGTATTTGAAAACAGGAGCAGAAATAGCTGCTTTATTTCCGCATGTACCCGAAGCGATTACGAATAGTGCACTCATTGCGGATAAATGTAATTTAGAGCTAGAATTCGGTCGTCACATTCTCCCTGCGTATTCACCAATTCCTGCGGAAATGACCGCTGAAACTTATTTGGCTTCACTCTGTGAGAAGGGACTATACAATCGATATGGTCATTTGGATTCATGGACAGACCCTGAAGAGCAAAGCCGACTGAAGCAGCGGTTGCATTATGAATTAGAAGTTATCCGTAATATGGGATTCTCTGATTATTTCCTGATCGTCTGGGATTTCATTGCTTATGCTCACCGAAATGGGATTACTACAGGACCAGGGCGGGGTTCATCAGCGGGCAGCATCGTCGCTTATGTTCTGAACATTACAGATGTTGATCCGATGAAGTACGCGCTATTGTTCGAACGATTCTTGAATCCTGAGCGGATTACGATGCCCGATATCGATATTGATTTTAACGACGAGCGAAGGGATGAGGTTATCTCTTATGTAGCCGATAAATATGGGGCAGAGCATGTGGCTCAAATCATTACATTTGGTACAATGGCGGCTCGCGCTGCAGTTCGAGATGTAGGCCGGGCGCTTAATGTTCCGTTTGGCGAAGTGGATAAGGTAGCGAAACTAATCCCAGGTAATCTGGGGATGACGATTGAGCGTGCATTGAAGGAAAGTCCTGATTTGAAGGCATTATATGATGGGCAGACTCGAATTACAGCATTGCTTGATATGGCGATGAAAGTAGAAGGCATGCCACGACACGCCTCCACGCATGCCGCAGGTGTTGTCATTTCCCGTGATCCGTTAACAGATGCTGTACCTTTGCAAGCTGGAAGTGAAGGGGCGGCACTTACTCAGTATTCGATGGAGAATCTCGAATCGATAGGTCTGCTGAAGATGGATTTTCTTGGTCTTCGAACCCTCTCGATTATTGAACGCTGTATGGCTTGGATTAGTGAAGAACAAGGCGTGACACCTGACTTTCAGCTAACCCTTGATAACGACGAGCTTACCTACGATATGTTAGGACGCGGGGAGACCACTGGAGTGTTCCAATTGGAGTCGGCGGGGTGTAGGCGTGTATTGCGTGATTTGAAGCCATCGAAATTCGAGGATATTATATCCGTTGTAGCACTGTATCGTCCTGGTCCAATGGAGTTTATTCCGAAATTCATTGCCGGTAAACATGGCGAAGTTACTGTGGAGTACCCACATCCGGATTTGCAACCGATTCTCAAAGATACGTATGGAATTATCGTGTATCAAGAGCAAATTATGCAGATTGCTTCTAGAATGGCAGGTTTCTCACTTGGAGAAGCGGATTTACTTAGACGAGCTGTTTCGAAGAAGAAGCGGGAAGTGCTGGACGAACAACGCAGTCATTTTGTAGCTGGTAGTAAGCTTCAGGGCTATACCGAGGACGAAGCAAACGTTGTGTACGATATGATTGTTAAATTTGCTAATTATGGATTTCCACGTGCTCATGCTGCAGCTTACGGTGTACTTGCGTTCCAGACTGCATATTTAAAGGCACATTTCCCTGTACATTTTATGGCCTCAATGTTAACAGCTGTCATGGGCAGCCATCGTAAGGTTGCAGAATATATTCTCGAATGCCGTCGAATGGGAATTAAGGTCATGCCACCCGATGTTAATGAAAGTGGCGTGTTATTTACACCTCAAGTACAGCTCACTGAAGCACCTGCAGCGGCAATAGATGCAGTACAGAAGTCCCTTGTGACTGATGTTGATTCAACAGGGATTACAAACGGTGTTATTCGCTTTGGTCTAGCTGCAATCAAAAATGTCGGAACACAAGCGATGGATAGTATTCTACGCGAACGTAAAGAGCGACCTTTTGACAGTTTGCTCGATTTCTGTCGTCGTGTCGATTTGCGCACGTGTAATAAGCGGGTTATTGAATCGCTCATTCAAGCTGGGGCGTTTGATTCTTTGCCGGGACACCGAGCTCAGCTGTTAGCCATGCTTGATGAAACTGTTGATGCAGCTATGAAATGGCGCAAGGAACGGGATGATTTACAAATTCAATTGTTTGATTTTGTGGAAACCCCCAACTGGGAAATTCAGTATCCCAATATCCCTGTATTTTCTATTTCACAGCAATTGGATCTGGAGCGAGAGCTCCTCGGCTTATACTTGTCTGGTCATCCGCTAGATGATTATGATGATTTGCTTGAGAAGGAAGGAATTGACCGATTGATGGAACTCACAGAAGCTCCAGATGAGAGTCGGAAAATTGTTGCTGGGATGGTCGTTTCAATAAAGACGATCATGACGAAGCAAGGTAAAGCGATGGCGTTTATGGAGTTGGAAGACCAAGTCGAACGCTGCGAGGTAGTCCTATTTCCAGAGGTATGGCGCCGTTGCTCAGGATTAATTATCAAAGGAGCGTTACTCGCTCTCAGGGCTACGGTCCAGCAGCAGGACGAAGGTTTTAAGTTGCTGGCAGACGATGTGGCACTGTTAGATGCACAGAACCTTGAGGCCTTACAGCGCGCGGCAGCGGCACGTGGCTCATCTAGAGGCAGGGAGTCTGCGAAACCTAAGAAGGTTGGTAGCTCAGCCTCAACAGATAATAACGCCGTTACACCGGTCTCTGCGGCTCCAGGGGGGCACTCCCCTTCCAAGACTATAGATAGTGATAGGGGAGACGCTGAGGACATGGTGAGGAACGCTGAGCGACCTGCTAAGGAAGGGCATGTCCGTAAATCGCAGCCGCAAGCACAACGTGTCTTTATCAAGATAGCGACCGTTAAGGAGAACGCTATTCTTTTAGAACAGCTGAAGGAGTTGCTGGAACTGCACCACGGTCCAGTGGAAACCGTACTTTTTTACGAAAGCACTGGGAAGCTGCTCGCATTGAACGAACGCTATAGCATCAAGCCCTCCCCCGACTTATTCCACCAAATGGAGGAAATGTTGGGACCGGACACTGTGAAGGTAAAGTAA
- a CDS encoding phosphatidylglycerophosphatase A family protein → MSFEIAEAQLLRRGVKLEDIADIVYSLQIVYNSELTMEQCLDSVKAVLQKREVQYTLFTGIALDELAEKKLLPEPLQAIMEADEPLYGVDETMALGITSVFGMIGLTSFGYLDKVKPEIIGKLNEKGAQIHVFLDDLVAGLAAASSARIAHKSPKANHYQSPKLP, encoded by the coding sequence ATGTCATTTGAAATTGCGGAGGCACAGTTACTTCGCCGAGGTGTCAAGTTAGAGGATATTGCAGACATTGTATATTCACTACAAATTGTTTACAACTCAGAGCTAACGATGGAGCAATGTCTGGACAGCGTCAAGGCTGTACTACAAAAACGTGAGGTACAGTACACATTATTTACGGGGATTGCTTTGGACGAATTAGCAGAGAAGAAGCTGTTACCAGAGCCACTCCAGGCCATCATGGAGGCTGACGAACCGCTCTACGGCGTAGATGAAACTATGGCACTCGGGATTACGAGTGTATTTGGAATGATAGGATTGACCAGTTTTGGTTATTTGGACAAGGTGAAGCCTGAAATTATTGGTAAATTAAATGAAAAAGGAGCGCAGATTCATGTGTTCCTGGACGATTTGGTTGCAGGTCTTGCTGCTGCGTCTTCCGCTCGGATTGCTCATAAGAGTCCAAAGGCTAATCACTATCAATCGCCAAAGCTCCCTTAA
- a CDS encoding glutamate decarboxylase: MWTVIYIAPTAKITDMIKMKLSEEGFLVQTRPVNLSKQQFEILVPSGELEEVQEVLNSILHP, translated from the coding sequence ATGTGGACCGTTATTTATATTGCGCCTACCGCGAAAATTACGGATATGATCAAAATGAAACTCTCGGAAGAAGGCTTTCTTGTCCAAACGCGTCCCGTCAATTTATCAAAACAGCAGTTTGAAATCTTAGTTCCTTCAGGAGAACTAGAGGAAGTTCAAGAAGTGTTAAATTCGATCCTTCATCCTTGA
- the accD gene encoding acetyl-CoA carboxylase, carboxyltransferase subunit beta, whose product MFKDLFQKKRKYATIPSERLGSDDSSQSLDRPKREVPEGLMNKCSSCGSIQYSKELEKNLKVCPSCGYHMRLNAMDRIRFTIDEGTFIEYDEDMVSVDPLTFPGYANKLEQQTLKSGLREAVITGQGSIGGFQAVVAIMSFDFFTGSMGSVVGEKITRAIEAAIEKSLPLIIFSTSGGARMQESILSLMQMAKTSAALARLNEAGGLYISVITDPTTGGVSASFAMLGDIIIAEPGAVFGFAGRIVIEQTIRQKLPDDFQTAEFNLEHGQLDLVVHRKEMKAMLTKLLDLHGGKGGV is encoded by the coding sequence GTGTTTAAAGATTTGTTTCAGAAGAAAAGAAAATATGCGACCATTCCTTCTGAACGTTTGGGTAGCGATGACAGTTCGCAGTCGCTAGATCGACCTAAGCGTGAAGTTCCAGAAGGTTTGATGAATAAATGCAGCAGCTGTGGAAGCATTCAATATAGCAAAGAGCTTGAGAAAAATTTGAAAGTCTGCCCTTCCTGCGGCTATCATATGCGTCTGAACGCTATGGACCGAATTCGATTTACTATCGATGAAGGTACTTTTATCGAATATGACGAAGATATGGTCTCCGTTGATCCGCTAACATTTCCGGGATATGCTAACAAACTGGAACAACAGACCTTGAAATCGGGTCTACGTGAAGCGGTAATTACTGGACAAGGAAGTATTGGCGGGTTTCAAGCCGTTGTAGCTATAATGAGCTTTGATTTCTTCACAGGTAGTATGGGGTCCGTTGTTGGTGAGAAAATAACGCGGGCGATTGAAGCTGCCATAGAGAAATCTCTTCCTTTAATCATTTTCTCTACTTCAGGTGGAGCACGAATGCAGGAGAGTATTCTCAGCCTAATGCAAATGGCAAAGACAAGTGCGGCACTGGCACGATTGAATGAAGCTGGTGGATTATATATTTCGGTCATTACGGACCCAACAACAGGGGGCGTATCGGCCAGCTTTGCTATGCTTGGAGACATCATTATTGCTGAGCCGGGAGCTGTATTCGGTTTTGCGGGTAGAATAGTAATTGAACAAACCATCCGACAGAAGCTTCCTGACGACTTCCAAACAGCAGAATTCAATTTGGAGCATGGCCAGCTTGATCTGGTCGTTCATCGTAAAGAGATGAAAGCAATGTTAACTAAATTGCTTGATCTGCACGGTGGGAAGGGAGGGGTGTAA
- a CDS encoding acetyl-CoA carboxylase carboxyltransferase subunit alpha encodes MAGELPFESPLVKLREKIQELEQFGSEKGIDFGEEIARLEERYLQLEDEIYSNISPSQKMHLARQHQRPTSLDLINLIFGDFIELHGDRVFGDDKAIVGGLAKLDDMPVTVIGQQRGKDTKDNIARFFGSAHPEGFRKALRLMQQADKFGRPIITFIDTKGAYPGITAEERGQSEAIARNLRDMAMLRVPVICVVIGEGGSGGALALAVGNRVLMLENAIYSAISPNGAASILWKDASKADQAAEAMKITAQDLLEMEVIEGIIPEPRGGAHKDYETTASEIKNSLVQHLADLVNMNPDELVEDRYRKFRKIGQFAESGKVVGHKKEDNEELTIIDSPLVGKE; translated from the coding sequence GTGGCAGGAGAATTACCTTTTGAAAGCCCATTAGTTAAACTGCGCGAGAAGATTCAAGAACTTGAACAGTTCGGAAGCGAAAAGGGCATAGATTTTGGCGAAGAAATTGCACGGTTGGAGGAACGTTATCTTCAACTTGAAGATGAGATATATAGCAACATTTCACCTTCACAAAAAATGCACTTGGCCAGACAACATCAACGGCCTACTTCGCTCGATTTGATCAATTTAATTTTTGGTGATTTCATTGAATTACACGGTGACCGTGTATTTGGTGATGACAAGGCCATTGTCGGTGGATTGGCTAAGTTAGATGATATGCCCGTTACCGTGATTGGACAGCAGCGTGGTAAGGACACGAAGGATAATATTGCGCGTTTCTTTGGAAGCGCACATCCAGAGGGCTTCCGAAAAGCGCTGCGCCTCATGCAGCAGGCTGATAAGTTTGGACGTCCGATTATTACCTTTATTGACACGAAAGGAGCTTATCCAGGGATTACGGCCGAAGAGAGAGGCCAATCCGAGGCAATTGCCCGTAACCTGAGGGATATGGCAATGCTAAGAGTTCCTGTTATTTGTGTGGTCATTGGCGAAGGTGGAAGTGGCGGTGCTCTTGCACTTGCTGTGGGAAACCGCGTACTGATGCTAGAAAATGCCATTTACTCAGCAATTTCACCAAATGGTGCGGCTTCCATTCTATGGAAGGATGCTTCTAAGGCAGATCAGGCAGCCGAGGCGATGAAGATCACCGCTCAGGATCTTCTGGAAATGGAAGTTATTGAGGGGATTATTCCAGAACCACGTGGTGGAGCTCATAAAGATTATGAGACCACTGCTTCTGAAATTAAAAATTCACTTGTGCAGCATTTAGCGGATTTGGTCAATATGAATCCGGACGAGCTTGTTGAAGATCGATATCGTAAGTTCCGCAAGATTGGACAATTTGCTGAATCGGGTAAGGTTGTCGGCCATAAAAAGGAAGATAACGAAGAACTAACCATTATTGATTCTCCATTAGTGGGTAAAGAATAA
- the pyk gene encoding pyruvate kinase: MRKTKIVCTIGPSSESLENIKKLITAGMNVARLNFSHGDFEEHGARITTIREASAELGKSIAILLDTKGPEIRTGKLKEEPIELVQDELITLTTEEILGDKDRISITYSDLPGDVEVGSTILIDDGLIGLTVVDIQGTEIKCRIVNGGTIKSKKGVNVPGVNISLPGITEKDANDIVFGIEQGVDFIAASFVRKASDVLEIRQLLESHNASHIQIISKIENQQGVDNLDEILEVSDGLMVARGDLGVEIPAEDVPLAQKRMIEKCNRVGKPVITATQMLDSMQRNPRPTRAEASDVANAIFDGTDAIMLSGETAAGKYPVDSVLTMSRIAEKAESALEYREIFIKQSNAQQTTVTEAISQSVANSALELNAKAIITSTETGYTARMVSKYRPKAPIIAVTTEDQTMRRLALNWGVTPVKGNVATSTDEMFDKAMKGGLDSGIVKEGDLVVITAGIPLGRSGSTNLIKIGQVRK; this comes from the coding sequence ATGCGCAAAACAAAAATCGTATGTACAATCGGTCCTTCTAGCGAGTCGTTAGAGAACATCAAGAAACTAATTACGGCCGGAATGAATGTCGCTCGTCTCAACTTCTCACATGGTGATTTTGAGGAGCACGGTGCTCGTATCACTACGATCCGTGAAGCGAGTGCAGAACTGGGGAAATCAATCGCCATACTGTTGGACACGAAAGGTCCTGAAATCCGCACAGGCAAACTTAAAGAAGAGCCGATTGAGCTAGTGCAGGATGAGTTAATCACTCTGACGACCGAGGAAATTCTCGGTGACAAAGATCGCATCTCCATCACATACAGTGATCTTCCTGGAGATGTTGAAGTCGGCTCGACTATTTTGATTGATGACGGATTAATTGGTCTTACTGTTGTTGATATCCAAGGTACGGAGATTAAATGCCGTATTGTCAACGGTGGTACGATCAAGAGTAAAAAGGGCGTTAACGTTCCAGGTGTGAATATCTCCCTTCCGGGTATTACAGAGAAAGATGCTAACGATATCGTATTTGGAATCGAGCAAGGCGTCGATTTTATTGCTGCTTCCTTCGTGCGTAAAGCTAGTGATGTTCTTGAAATCCGTCAATTGTTGGAAAGCCACAATGCATCTCATATCCAAATCATCTCCAAAATTGAAAACCAACAAGGTGTTGACAATTTGGATGAAATCTTGGAAGTGTCTGATGGTTTGATGGTTGCCCGTGGTGACCTAGGCGTAGAAATCCCTGCCGAAGATGTTCCATTGGCACAAAAACGTATGATTGAAAAATGTAATCGCGTTGGTAAACCGGTTATTACAGCTACTCAAATGTTGGATTCCATGCAACGCAACCCTAGACCTACTCGCGCAGAAGCAAGTGACGTAGCGAACGCTATTTTCGACGGTACAGATGCAATTATGTTGTCTGGCGAAACAGCTGCCGGTAAATATCCGGTTGATTCCGTTCTGACCATGTCCCGTATTGCTGAAAAGGCAGAATCGGCATTGGAATATCGCGAAATTTTCATTAAACAAAGTAATGCACAACAAACAACAGTTACAGAAGCAATCAGCCAATCGGTAGCCAACTCCGCTCTGGAATTGAATGCTAAGGCAATCATTACTTCTACAGAAACTGGTTATACAGCTCGTATGGTATCTAAATATCGTCCGAAAGCTCCAATTATTGCTGTAACAACTGAAGATCAAACCATGCGTCGTCTTGCTTTGAATTGGGGCGTTACTCCTGTGAAGGGCAATGTTGCTACTTCTACAGATGAAATGTTCGACAAAGCAATGAAGGGCGGTCTTGATTCCGGTATCGTTAAAGAAGGAGATCTTGTTGTAATTACAGCGGGAATTCCATTGGGACGTTCTGGATCAACTAACTTGATCAAAATTGGCCAAGTACGCAAATAA
- a CDS encoding acyl-CoA thioesterase — MFVSELTILPKYSEFDMMGIIYHAHYLGWFEMGRTKLCQDLGFNYFDMEQSGYISPVHEMKVEYKRGITYGDQVLLRTWIKENGGVKTVYGYQVLDGEGVLRVEGSSSHYVVRREDFKPVQFKKVFPEWYAAFEKASKF, encoded by the coding sequence ATGTTTGTTAGTGAGTTGACGATTCTGCCCAAATATTCTGAATTTGATATGATGGGAATTATTTATCATGCGCATTATCTAGGTTGGTTCGAGATGGGGCGCACGAAATTGTGTCAGGACCTTGGTTTTAATTATTTTGATATGGAGCAATCGGGTTATATTTCCCCTGTTCATGAAATGAAGGTAGAGTACAAACGGGGAATTACCTATGGAGATCAGGTGCTGCTCAGAACGTGGATCAAGGAGAACGGCGGCGTCAAAACGGTTTATGGTTATCAAGTGTTGGATGGAGAAGGGGTACTTCGAGTAGAAGGTTCGTCATCACACTATGTGGTGCGAAGAGAGGATTTCAAACCAGTTCAATTCAAAAAGGTATTCCCTGAATGGTATGCTGCTTTCGAAAAGGCTAGTAAATTTTGA
- a CDS encoding FxsA family protein, with protein sequence MRRWMFLLVIIITTCEFWVYVEVGERFGVGKTIFLSLATSVIGGLMMQFEGRKVLGDARAQVNGGQIPGRTMLDGICIFIGGILLLIPGFVTDIIGFTLVFPLTRPLYRKPLLKWISKKMKDGSITYFRR encoded by the coding sequence ATGCGTAGATGGATGTTTTTACTTGTTATTATAATCACTACCTGTGAGTTCTGGGTTTATGTAGAGGTAGGAGAACGGTTTGGAGTTGGAAAGACAATATTCCTCTCATTAGCCACCTCGGTCATTGGTGGATTAATGATGCAATTTGAAGGACGTAAAGTGCTTGGAGATGCTAGAGCCCAAGTAAATGGAGGACAAATTCCAGGCAGAACCATGCTGGATGGGATATGTATCTTTATTGGTGGTATCTTACTGCTTATTCCAGGATTCGTTACCGATATCATTGGATTTACGTTGGTATTTCCGTTAACTCGACCGTTATATCGGAAGCCGCTTTTGAAATGGATCAGTAAAAAAATGAAGGATGGATCCATTACGTACTTCCGTCGTTAA